The genomic segment CTGCACCAGCGTCGGCAGCCGGTCGGCCCCGAACAGCTCCCTCGCCAGGTCCGGGCGGCTCGCGAGGAACCGGCGGATGGCCACCGAGAGCGCGGTCTCGTTCCCCAGCACCCCGGCGTCGGCCGTGCCGTACAAGGAGACCGAGTCGCGCACGGGGTCGGCCATGCCGGTGCGCTCGGCCAGCAGGTCACGCCATTCCTCGCTGAACACCTCGCCCGCGAGCACCAGTTTCACCGCGTACCGCGACCAGTCATCGCCGCTGTCGACCACGTCCTTGACGAATGGCGGATAGCCCAGCAGCACCACCTGCTCGAAGTGCGGCGCCAGTTCCGGCAGTACCCGCAGGATCTCCGCCTTGTTGTTGCCGGGCGCCACCACCGTGATCGGGAAGCCCTTGGCCGCGAGGTGGCGCACGCACGCCGTGGTGAACAGGCCGCCGACCCAGGTGCCCAGCGGGAAGCAGACCACCGCCAGCGTGCGGCGCGAATCGGCGGAGAAGCCGCGGAACACCTGCTCGAAGCGGCGGGCGATCTCCAGCTCGTCGGCCAGCGAGCGCGGCCAGATCGTCGGCGTGCCACTCGAACCGGACGACACCGCGATCATGTCCAGGTCCTCGAGCCTGCCGTCGCGGCACAGCTCCGGCAGCGGGTAGCGCTGGTGGTAGGCGGCCTTGTCGAGCAGCGGCAGGCGTTCGAAGTCCTGACGCGAGGTGATCGACACCGGGTCGATCCCGTGCTCGCCCAGGAACTTGCGGTACGCGGGCACCGAGGCGGCCACCTCGTGGAACAGGGCCACCGGGTCCATCGCGGCCGGCTCACCGGTGAAGAACCGCTCGTAGGCACGCGTCACGCGCCGGGGTCGCTCCAGATCCATGCTTCGAATGGTGTCAGACCCGGGCCAGGTTGAGGCGTGCTCGGACCTCGTTCGCTTCCGGCACACCCATTTCCGCGTACAACGCCAGCGCCCGCTCCCAGTGCTCGCGTTCGCCGGTGGACTCCCCCAGCCCGTGGTGCGCGTACGCCTGGTCGCCGATGCAGCCCGTTTCGAGCGCGATCTGCAGTGCGTCGCGGAAAAACGCCGCTGCCTCCGTGTTTTCTCCACGGGCGGAGGCCAGGGAACCCAGGGAATTCAGCACCCGTGATTCCACCCCGCGATCCGAGCATTCACGCGCGGTCGACAACGCCTCCCTGAGGCAGCGCGCGGCTTCGTCGTAACGGCCCAGCTCCCGGTGCACGTCACCGCGGTGCTTCAGCGCGACGCCCTCGTTGATCCGCCCGCCGGTCTCGCGGGACACCGCCAGCGCCTGGTCCAGCCGTTCCAGTGCCTCGTCGTACCGGCCCAGCGCCCGCAGCGCCCCACCGAGGATGCCGAGCGCGTACCCCTCGCTGGTCCGCGTGCCGGTCTCGGCGAACAACGCCAGTCCTTCCTCCAATGAGGACACCGCGGTCTCGTGCTTCCCCTGTGCGGAAAGCACATCACCGAGGTTCACCCGGACATAGCCCTCGCTGGTGCGGTCCCCGGTCTCGCGCGCGGCCACCAGCGCGAGGTTCAGGTAGCGCGCGGCGTCGGTGTACCGGCCCATGCCGCGGCACGCCGCGCCCAGCACGACGAGCACCAGCCCTTCGCTGGTCCGGTCGTCGGTTTCCCTTGCCAGGTCCAGTGCCTGCTCCAGGTAACCCAGCGCGTCGGTGAACCGCCCGAGTGCCCGGCAGACCAGGCCGAGGGTGTTCAGCACGTAGCTCTCGGTGTTGCGGTTACCGCTTTCCCGCGCGCTGGCGAGCGCCTCTTCCAGGTAGCTCAACGCTTCCCGCGAACGGCCGACGCGCCAGTACCCGAGGCCGATGAGCGTCAGCGGGTCCGTGCGGTTCCCGGGATCGGTGAACGCCGACGCGTGCGTGTGCAGCATCAGCGCGTCCTCGTGGTAACCACCCAGGTCGAGGTACTTCCACAGGATGCCGGAGAGCAGGCGGACGTGGTCCGGCCAGTCGTTGCGCGTGGCGTGCGAGGCCACGGCGAGCAGGTTGCCGCGTTCGGTCTCCAGCCACTCCTGCGGATTCGCCGGTCGCCAGCCGTCGAACCGCAGCGGCGGGGCTTCCGGCCGCAGGTGCCGGTCCTGCGGGGCGTGCAGGTCCATCGCCAGCGCGGCCGCGGCGACGTAGTGGTCGAACAACCGGGTCAGCGCGTCACGGTCCTCGCCCGCCAGTTCGGCGGCGTAGACCCGCAGCAGGTCGTGCAGTTGGTACCGGCCGGGCAGGAGCTCCTCGGCGAGGTGCGCGCGAACCAGCACGCCGATCAGCCGCTGTGCCTCGGCCAGGTCGACCCCGGCGAGCGCGGCGGCCGCGTCGACCGACAGCGCGCGGCCGGGGTGCAGGCCCCACAACCGGAACATCCGCGCGGCATCGGGCGGCAGGTGCCGGTACGACCACGAGAACACCGCGCGGACCGCCGTGCGCGGGTCGCCACCACCGTCGAGCAGGTCCAGCCGCCGCCGTTCGTCGGCCAGTTCCGTGGCGAGTTCGGCCAGCGACACCTCCGGCCTCGCCAGCGCCAGTTCGGCGACCAGCCGCAGCGCGAGCGGCAGGCGCACGCAGTACTCGACGAGCGCCTCCGCCGCCACGCGCTCGACGGCGACCCGCGCGCCGAGCAGGTGGTGCAGCAGGTCCAGCGAAGCCTCGGGCGTCAGCAGGTCGAGCAGCACCCGGTGCGCGCCGTGCCGGGCGATCAGCGCGGGCAGCGTCTCGCGGCTGGTCACCAGCACCGAACAGCTCGCCGAGCCCGGCAGCAACGGCCGGACCTGCTCGACCGACCCGGCGTTGTCCAGGATCAGCAGCAGCTGCCGTTCGTCCAGTTCGGTGCGGAACTTCGCCGCACGCTGGTCCTCCTCGGCCGGGATCTCCGAGCCGTCGACCCCCAGTGCCCGCAGGAAGCCCGAAAGCGCGTCACCGGGTTCGACCGGGCGCTCGGGACCGTAGCCACGCAGGTCGAGGTAGAGCTGGCCGTCCGGGAAGTGCTCGCGCGAGCGGTGGGCCCAGCGCAGCGCGACCGCGGTCTTGCCGACCCCGGCCGTGCCCGAGACCACGGCGATCCGCACGTCCGTGCCGTCGTTCGGGAGCAGGTGGTTCAACGAGCGCAGTTCCCGCGCGCGGCCGGTGAACCCGCTGACGTCCGCGGGCAGCTGGGCGGGCCGGTGCCGTCCGGCCGGCGCGTCCGGGTGCAGCACGCGCTCGTGTGCCTGCCGCAGTTCGGGGCCCGGCTCGATGCCCAGCTCGTCGGCCAGGCGGTGGCGGATGTCGTCGAACACCTCGAGTGCCGCCGCCTGCTGCCCGGCGCCCGCGAGGGCGAGCATGAGCTGGGCGTGCGCGGTCTCGTGCAGCGGTTCGGCAGCGGTCAGCGCCCGCAGGTGCGGCACGGCGTCCTCGTGGTTCCCCTGCACCTCGGCGATTTCGGCGTAGGCGAGCACCGCGGCCGACCGGCGGGCGGTGATCGCGTGGCACACCGGGTGGTGCCGGAAGCCCTCCAACCCGGCCAGCACGGGACCACGCCAGGCGCCGAGCGCGTCGAGCCAGCGCTCCTGCGCGACCGCGGCCTCGAACTGCAGCAGGTCCAACTGTTCCTCGTCGACGGACAGCAGGTACCCGCCTTCGACCGTGGTGATCACGCGCGCCGGTTCCTGCCGCACCCGGCGTGGTTCGAGCACCTTGCGCAGCCGCGCGACATAGGTGTGCACCAGCTCCAGGCACGACGACGGCGGGTCGTCACCCCACAGCGCGTCGACGATCTCCTCGCGCCGCACCAGCCGGTTCGGCTGGATGGCGAGCAGGGCCAGCAACCGCCGCTGCTTCTCGGCACCCAGCTCGACCGGCTCCCCGGCGTGGTGGACCGACAGCGGGCCGAGCACGCGGATGCGCAGCGCGGCACCCGGGTCCTCCGCGGCGAGCACGGCCAGCAACCGGCGCGTGGTTTCCGCGCGGGAACTCCGCACGTGCCCGAGTTCGGCGTTGCGCACGGCCCGCAGGCTGACCCCGGCTCGCTCGGCCAGTTCCGCCTGGGTCAGTCCGGCCAGCACGCGGCGCTCTCGCAGCCTTTTGTCCACTGGCACCTCCGAACATGCCCGTCCAGCTTCCCCAAGATGCCGCCCGGCGGCCACCGCCAAATGCCCGAGAACGTCATACCCGCAGGTCAGGGTCGTGAAACCGGGTACAGGTCCCGGTACAGGCCCACGTCCACCCCTGGTGATTACGGTGAAGGAGGTCACCAAGGGCACCCGCCGCGTGGGGTACGGCGGGTGCCCTAACCCCCGGCTTCCGCGAGTTCGCCGCGCGAGGTGACGCCGAGCTTGGGGTAGGCCTTGTACAGGTGGTAGGCCACCGTCCGCGGGCTCAGGTAGAGCTGGGCAGCGATGTCTCGATTGGACAGACCTTGGGCCGCGAGCTGGGTGATCTGGAGTTCCTGCGGGGTCAGTTCCGCCTGCGCGCCGGAAGCGGGCTTCGGGGTCACGCCCGCCCCGGTCGCCCCGAGCTCGGCTCGCGCGCGAGCGGCCCACGGGCCCGAGCCAAGCTCCTCGAACACCTTCAACGCGGCGCTCAGGTGGTCGCGGGCCTTGCTCTTGCGCCGCGCCCGGCGGAGCCACTCGCCGTAGAGCAACTCCGTGCGTGCCCGGTCGAAGGGTCGTGAATCGGACGGGTGCAGGTCGAGCGCCCGCACGAAGTGGGGCTCGGCCTCGGGTGTGGTGAGCGCGCGGCAGCGGGCGAGCAGCGCGTGGATCCACGGCCGGTCCATCGTGGCCGCCCAGTTCGCGAACAGCTCCAGCGAGGCGGCGGCGTCCTGCGGCCTACCCAGCCGGACGGCGGCCTCCACGTGGTCGGGAACGCAGCGGACCACTCCGGACAAGTGTCGTGAAGGTCCACTGGTGACCGCACGCAGCCGGTCGAACGCTTTCTGCACCCGGCCTTGGCCGAGGTCGAGCAGGGCGAGCGCGGTCTGTGCCCAGGTGTCCCCGGAGGACGCGGCATCGTCGGCGGTCAGCTCGGCGTAGTGGCGGCAGCCGGGCTCGTCACCCTCGATCGCGGCGAGGTAGGCGAGCGCGCCCGCGGTGTACCCGGCCCAGAGCGGCTGACCGGTGTCGGCGGCGATACGCATCCCCTCGGCACCGGTGACCCGGGCTTCGCGATGCCTGCCGAGCACGGTCTGCACCAGCGTCAGGTGCCCGAGCGCGGCGGGCAGTGCGACGATCACGCCGTGGGCGCGGGCGTCGGCGATCAGCTCGGTGGCAATCTCGGCTGATTCCTCGTCGCGGGCGGCAACCAGTGCGCGGCTGGCCACCTCGGTCATGCCGCGCGGCCCCATCCCGGCCGCGGCGGACCGCGCCTTGGCCAGCACCTCGTCGAGCGGCGGGAACGCGGCGGTGTCGCGGTCGAGCACCATCGCGGTGCCCCAGCGGGCGAGCCAGGCCATCGACATCAGCGGGTCGTCCGGGGCGAGGCCGACCTCGTCGAACCGGTCCAGTGGCTCGGCCAGCAGGCGCACGTCGGTCGGCGCGGCCCAGGCGGCGTGCAGGGCACGCACGAGCATCCAGAACGCCTCGACCGGATCGTCGGCGAGCGCGGCGCCGTCGACGAGCAGCCGGTGCGCGTGGTGCAGGTCGCCCTTGGCGAAATCGGCGCTGGCCCGTACCTGGATCAACCGCACCCGCAGGTCGGGGGCGAGATCCGGCGGCAGCGTCTCGGCGAGCGAGTTCGCCCAGTCCAACCTGCCCGCGCGGGTCGCGGCCTCGCAGGCGAGGAGCAGCCGCCGGGCGGACTGCTCGGGTTGTTCGCTGAGCCGCGCAGCACGCTCGTACATGGTGGCCGCGGCGGCGTGCCCACCACGCGCGATCGCCCGGCCTGCCGCTCGCTCGAGCTCGGCGGCGACGCCCTCGTCCGGCCCGGTGGCGGCCGCGGCGAGGTGCCAGGCCCGCAGATCCGGGTCGTGGTGCTCGGCCGCGAGTGCACTGTGGACAGCGATCCGGCTGCTCGCCGCGGCGCCGTGGTAGACCGCCGCGCGGATCAGCGGGTGCCGGAAGGTCAGCGTGCCCGCGACCAGGGAGACGAGCCCGCGTTCCTCGGCGGGTTCGAGGTCGGTGAGCGCGGCGCCCAGCTCGTTCGCGGCCCGTAGCAGGGTTTTCAGCTCACCGGTCTGGTCGGCGGCGGCGAGCAGGAGCAGGTTCCGTGAGGGCGCGGGCAGCGAGCGAACCTGGTGCCAGAAGGCGTCGAGCACGCGGGTGGTCAACGGCATCGGCCCGGTGTCGTGCGCGGACACCACGGCCGGGAGTTCCCGCAGTGCCAGCGGATTGCCCCGGGTCTCGGCGACCAGCCGCGCCCGTAGCTCGGCGGGGAGTTCGATGCCCGTGTCATCCAGCAACGCCGACGCGCTCTGGTCGTCCAATCCGGTCAGGCGCAGCTCGGGCAGACCGGGCGCGACGAAGGCGTCGGCGTAGTCCCGCGCGGCGAACACCAGCACCACGCCCTCGCGGTCGAGGCGGCGGGCAGCGAAGAGCAGCGCGTCGGCGGAGGCCCGGTCGAGCCACTGCGCGTCGTCGACCAGGCAGAGCAGCGGCCCTTGCTCGGCGAGCAGCGTGAGTACGCCGGCGCCGATCAGGAACCGGTCACCGTCCCCGCTCTCGCCCAGCCCGAAGGCACCGGCCAGGGCGCGCCGCTGGAGTTCGGGCAGGGCGTCCAGGCGGTCCAGCACCGGCCGCAACAGCAGGTGCAGCCCGGCGAACGGCAGCTCGGCCTCGGACTCGATCCCGGTGCCACGAAGAACCCGCAGGTCACCGGCTTGGGCGGCGGCGTGGTCGAGCAAACTGGTCTTGCCGATGCCCGGTTCCCCGCGCACCACGAGGGCGCCGCTGATCCCGTCACGTGCCCGGCCCAGCAGCGCGGTGATCGTGTCCTGCTCCGCCTGGCGGCCCCGCAGCATGCCGTGACCCTACCTATGCGGTGCCCTCGGATTACTGATGCCGCGACGGATTCGGCGGGGGTGGCCGTCGGCCTAACTTGGTCGTACCCACCAGCGAACGGAGCACGTGATGTCCCACCCCCGCAAGGTCGTCGCCCAGGTCAACGTCTCGATCGACGGCTACAGCGCCGGCTCCCCGGACGACGGCATGGGCGGCATGGCCTTCCTGCAGGAACACGCCTCGCACGAACAGATGTCCACCTACTTCGAAGGCGTCTGGCGCGGCGCCGACACCGCCGTCGTCGGCCGCACCAACTACGAAGGCTTCGCCGGTTTCTGGCCCCCGGTGGCCGAAGACCCGGACGCCTCCCCGCGCGACCGCGACCTGGCGACGTGGTTGTGCACCGTGGAAAAGCTCGTATTCTCGCGGACGCTGGACAAGGTCGAATGGCAGAACTCGCGCCTGGCCACCCAGGACCCGGCGGCCGAGATCCGCGGCCTCAAGAACACCCCCGGCCGGGACATCCTGGTCCTGAACAGCGCCAGCATCATCCGGCAACTACTGTCCGCCGAGCTGATCGACGAACTGCGGATCTCACTACTCCCCGCCACCCTCGGCGGCGGCCTGCGCCTGTTCGAAGGCAACCCGCCCTACTCCACCTGGCACCTCGGCGGCGTCGCCACCCTCACCACCGGCGCCGTAATCCTGCACTACCAACGCCCCTGACACTTCCCCCGCCCAGCGGACACAAATGTGGCTTTCGGGGCGTATTCGGCCCCCAAAGCCACATTCGTGACATTCCCCCGCACCTCACCCCACAGGTGCCGTGAATGTGGCTTTCACGGCACATTCCGCCGTGAAAGCCACATTCACGGCATCGCCCCCACCCCCAACCCAGCAGCCACGTCACGAAGCCACTTTCGAGACGAATAACGTCCCGAAAGCCACATTCGTGACACCGCCCCACCGCCGCCCGGGCACCCCACCAAGAGCACCCGCCCAGATCCCCCACCCCACCCCGGTCCACAGCCAAAAACACGGCGGGGACTCGGATGTCAAGGCATCTTTCCCGCCTTGACATCCGAGCCCCCGCCGTAGTCACACTAAAAAACCGGGGCGGGGCCCCACCCTACTGCCCACGCAACCGCGAATGCCGCCGCCCATAAACGAAATAGATCACCAACCCCAACCCCATCCAAGCAGCGAACCGGATCCACGTCAGCACGTCCAGATTCAGCATCAGGTACAAACAAGCCAGCGCCGCCACGATCGGGAGTACCGGGGAGAACGGCACGGTGAACGGCCGTTGCAGGTCCGGGCGTTTGCGCCGCAGTACCGGCACCGCGATGGCCACGATGATCATCGCGGACAGCGCGCCGATGCTGACCATGTCGGACAGTTCGGTGATCGGCACGAAAGCGGCGAGCAGGGCGATCAGCACCGCGCCGATGATGGTCACCCGGTGCGGGGTGCCCCAGCGCGGGTGCACGGTGCCCAGTTTCTTCGGCAGCAGCCCGTCGCGGCCCATGGCGAAGCCGATCCGGCCGATGGTCACCAGTTCCACCATCATCACCGAGGTCAGGCCGGTGACCGCGCCGAGTGAGATGAGCGCGCTGATCCAGTGCATGCCCACCGAGTCGAAGGCGTCGGCCAGTGGCGCACCCTCGTCGATGTCGGTGAACGGCACCATCCCGGTCAGCACCAGCGACACCCCGATGTAGAGCAGCGCGCAGATGCCGAGCGCGCCGAGGATGCCGACCCGCAGGTCCTTGCGCGGGTTCTTGGTTTCCTCGCCGAGGTTCGCCAGCGCCTCGAAACCGGTGTAGGCGAAGAACACGATGGCCGCGGCGGTGAGCACCCCGGCGAGGCCGAACGCCGACTGCTCCAGGCCCAGCCCGGCTTCGACCACCGGCTGGTGCAGCACGTCGGCGTCCTCACCGGCCGGGCGCGCCGGCGGGATGAACGGGGTCA from the Amycolatopsis magusensis genome contains:
- a CDS encoding dihydrofolate reductase family protein translates to MSHPRKVVAQVNVSIDGYSAGSPDDGMGGMAFLQEHASHEQMSTYFEGVWRGADTAVVGRTNYEGFAGFWPPVAEDPDASPRDRDLATWLCTVEKLVFSRTLDKVEWQNSRLATQDPAAEIRGLKNTPGRDILVLNSASIIRQLLSAELIDELRISLLPATLGGGLRLFEGNPPYSTWHLGGVATLTTGAVILHYQRP
- a CDS encoding tetratricopeptide repeat protein, with amino-acid sequence MDKRLRERRVLAGLTQAELAERAGVSLRAVRNAELGHVRSSRAETTRRLLAVLAAEDPGAALRIRVLGPLSVHHAGEPVELGAEKQRRLLALLAIQPNRLVRREEIVDALWGDDPPSSCLELVHTYVARLRKVLEPRRVRQEPARVITTVEGGYLLSVDEEQLDLLQFEAAVAQERWLDALGAWRGPVLAGLEGFRHHPVCHAITARRSAAVLAYAEIAEVQGNHEDAVPHLRALTAAEPLHETAHAQLMLALAGAGQQAAALEVFDDIRHRLADELGIEPGPELRQAHERVLHPDAPAGRHRPAQLPADVSGFTGRARELRSLNHLLPNDGTDVRIAVVSGTAGVGKTAVALRWAHRSREHFPDGQLYLDLRGYGPERPVEPGDALSGFLRALGVDGSEIPAEEDQRAAKFRTELDERQLLLILDNAGSVEQVRPLLPGSASCSVLVTSRETLPALIARHGAHRVLLDLLTPEASLDLLHHLLGARVAVERVAAEALVEYCVRLPLALRLVAELALARPEVSLAELATELADERRRLDLLDGGGDPRTAVRAVFSWSYRHLPPDAARMFRLWGLHPGRALSVDAAAALAGVDLAEAQRLIGVLVRAHLAEELLPGRYQLHDLLRVYAAELAGEDRDALTRLFDHYVAAAALAMDLHAPQDRHLRPEAPPLRFDGWRPANPQEWLETERGNLLAVASHATRNDWPDHVRLLSGILWKYLDLGGYHEDALMLHTHASAFTDPGNRTDPLTLIGLGYWRVGRSREALSYLEEALASARESGNRNTESYVLNTLGLVCRALGRFTDALGYLEQALDLARETDDRTSEGLVLVVLGAACRGMGRYTDAARYLNLALVAARETGDRTSEGYVRVNLGDVLSAQGKHETAVSSLEEGLALFAETGTRTSEGYALGILGGALRALGRYDEALERLDQALAVSRETGGRINEGVALKHRGDVHRELGRYDEAARCLREALSTARECSDRGVESRVLNSLGSLASARGENTEAAAFFRDALQIALETGCIGDQAYAHHGLGESTGEREHWERALALYAEMGVPEANEVRARLNLARV
- a CDS encoding amino acid permease: MGIMRTMDVDTVLQRQESGDLKRRLRGRDLVGFGVGIIIGTGIFTLAGVEAKTHAGPAVTLSFVIGAVVAGLAALCYAELASSVPTAGSAYTYAFATLGEVFAWIIGWDLLLEFALGAAVVSRGWSGYLANLLGLPPEWFGEDATINVGAVLIIAVLTVVAVAGIKQSALFTNVLVVVKVAVCLLILGIGVFFVKASNLTPFIPPARPAGEDADVLHQPVVEAGLGLEQSAFGLAGVLTAAAIVFFAYTGFEALANLGEETKNPRKDLRVGILGALGICALLYIGVSLVLTGMVPFTDIDEGAPLADAFDSVGMHWISALISLGAVTGLTSVMMVELVTIGRIGFAMGRDGLLPKKLGTVHPRWGTPHRVTIIGAVLIALLAAFVPITELSDMVSIGALSAMIIVAIAVPVLRRKRPDLQRPFTVPFSPVLPIVAALACLYLMLNLDVLTWIRFAAWMGLGLVIYFVYGRRHSRLRGQ
- a CDS encoding helix-turn-helix transcriptional regulator, producing the protein MLRGRQAEQDTITALLGRARDGISGALVVRGEPGIGKTSLLDHAAAQAGDLRVLRGTGIESEAELPFAGLHLLLRPVLDRLDALPELQRRALAGAFGLGESGDGDRFLIGAGVLTLLAEQGPLLCLVDDAQWLDRASADALLFAARRLDREGVVLVFAARDYADAFVAPGLPELRLTGLDDQSASALLDDTGIELPAELRARLVAETRGNPLALRELPAVVSAHDTGPMPLTTRVLDAFWHQVRSLPAPSRNLLLLAAADQTGELKTLLRAANELGAALTDLEPAEERGLVSLVAGTLTFRHPLIRAAVYHGAAASSRIAVHSALAAEHHDPDLRAWHLAAAATGPDEGVAAELERAAGRAIARGGHAAAATMYERAARLSEQPEQSARRLLLACEAATRAGRLDWANSLAETLPPDLAPDLRVRLIQVRASADFAKGDLHHAHRLLVDGAALADDPVEAFWMLVRALHAAWAAPTDVRLLAEPLDRFDEVGLAPDDPLMSMAWLARWGTAMVLDRDTAAFPPLDEVLAKARSAAAGMGPRGMTEVASRALVAARDEESAEIATELIADARAHGVIVALPAALGHLTLVQTVLGRHREARVTGAEGMRIAADTGQPLWAGYTAGALAYLAAIEGDEPGCRHYAELTADDAASSGDTWAQTALALLDLGQGRVQKAFDRLRAVTSGPSRHLSGVVRCVPDHVEAAVRLGRPQDAAASLELFANWAATMDRPWIHALLARCRALTTPEAEPHFVRALDLHPSDSRPFDRARTELLYGEWLRRARRKSKARDHLSAALKVFEELGSGPWAARARAELGATGAGVTPKPASGAQAELTPQELQITQLAAQGLSNRDIAAQLYLSPRTVAYHLYKAYPKLGVTSRGELAEAGG
- a CDS encoding phenylacetate--CoA ligase family protein, encoding MDLERPRRVTRAYERFFTGEPAAMDPVALFHEVAASVPAYRKFLGEHGIDPVSITSRQDFERLPLLDKAAYHQRYPLPELCRDGRLEDLDMIAVSSGSSGTPTIWPRSLADELEIARRFEQVFRGFSADSRRTLAVVCFPLGTWVGGLFTTACVRHLAAKGFPITVVAPGNNKAEILRVLPELAPHFEQVVLLGYPPFVKDVVDSGDDWSRYAVKLVLAGEVFSEEWRDLLAERTGMADPVRDSVSLYGTADAGVLGNETALSVAIRRFLASRPDLARELFGADRLPTLVQYDPASRYFEVSDGTLLFSGDNGIPLVRYHIADEGGVLAHDELLAFCARHGFEPPAGEALPFVYVFGRSLFTVSFFGANVYPENVTVGLEQPGISDWVTGKFVLEAVEDEQRDRRLRVTVELAPGREGDPAVVAESIRAQLVRLNSEFAHYVPAERQLPEVELRNAGDPEYFPIGVKHRYTRGSA